TGCCGCGCTGCTTTGGTTCCGGCCAAAATGAGGAGCTTTGGCTTTCTCATGCAGGCACCTTTCTGCTCTCAACCCGAGACGTAAAAGGAGCGTGGCCGAGGATTTTCCCAGAACGATCTACTGCATACACTTCCAATTCCACGGGAGCGGCACGGAGAATAACAAGAGCGGCGCGTTGAGCTTGCTCTGCAATTATTCTGCCAATATCCAGACCCTCGTTTTCTGCCAATTGCGACACACGAGACACCAGCTTTGCCTGCCGTGTTGCAGATAATAGCTCATCAGATGCGCCGGCTTTTTCCAGCAGTTCCGCCAGATCAGCAAAATCGACTGAGGATCGCGCGGAATGAAGATCCAGCGCGCCTTGAGCCAACTTCGTTAGTTTGGCAATACCGCCCGATATGGTGAGTTTAGCAACAGGATGCGCACGCAAATATTTGAGTAAACCGCCTGAAAAATCACCCATGTCCAAGTAGGCACGTTCAGGCAATTTTGGATATATGGCTCGCAGTGCATCCTCTGATGTGGCTCCGGTCGCCGCAGCTACGTGGGTCAAGCCGGTTGCTCTGGCCACATCAACGCCGCGATGAATGGAGGCTATCCACGCTGCGCATGAAAATGGACGAACAATACCCGTGGTGCCGAGGATCGAGATACCGCCAATAATACCAAGCCGCCCGTTCATGGTTTTTAAGGCAAGCTCTTCCCCTTTGGGAACAGAGATTTCCACCTTAACCGCCAATGGCTTTTGATAATGCTCTGAGACCTTCTGCAACTCGGCGATAATCATTGAACGCGGAACAGGATTGATTGCAGGTT
The window above is part of the Pseudovibrio sp. Tun.PSC04-5.I4 genome. Proteins encoded here:
- a CDS encoding cobalt-precorrin-5B (C(1))-methyltransferase, translating into MEKPEQKKLRSGWTTGACATAAAKAAYTALLSGEFPDPVTISLPRGGTPAFALAKEELCDTSALVGIIKDAGDDPDVTHGALIMVKVTLDPTISGVKFLAGQGVGTVTQPGLPIPVGEPAINPVPRSMIIAELQKVSEHYQKPLAVKVEISVPKGEELALKTMNGRLGIIGGISILGTTGIVRPFSCAAWIASIHRGVDVARATGLTHVAAATGATSEDALRAIYPKLPERAYLDMGDFSGGLLKYLRAHPVAKLTISGGIAKLTKLAQGALDLHSARSSVDFADLAELLEKAGASDELLSATRQAKLVSRVSQLAENEGLDIGRIIAEQAQRAALVILRAAPVELEVYAVDRSGKILGHAPFTSRVESRKVPA